AGATCAGCGTAGGAACAACACAAAAGGATACGGGGTAGCGTATGAAAGGCATGGGTGGCGGCGCCCGCAACGGCATTCTATCGCTGAAAATCCAGGACAAGTCGGTGCTCTACGCGGCCTACATGCCGTTTGTGAAGAATGGCGGCCTGTTTATCAGTACTGATAAGTCGTACAGCCTGGGAGACGAAGTGTTTCTCCTGTTAAGCCTGATGGACGAACCGGAAAAGCTGCCGGTGGCCGGCAAAGTGGTCTGGATTACACCTAACGGTGCCCAGGGCAACCGCACGCCGGGTATCGGAATCCAGTTCAGTGACAAGGAAAACACCGCTCAGGCCAAGATTGAGACCCTGCTGGCGGGCTCCCTGGAATCCAGCCGCCCAACCCATACGCTCTGAAACTTTCTGGCGAAGTTTCTGACAGGGCTTTCTGCAGCCTGACTGACGGGGCAGCATCGCAAGGTGCTGCCCCGTCTGTATAATTCCGTTCACATATTTCCTCACCACACGAACCGGAGGTAAAGTTCCGATGTTGGTCGATTCCCATTGCCATCTCGATAGATTGAAGCTCGAACAGTTTGACGGCGGATTGAACGAAGTGCTCGATCTCGCCCGCAGCCGTGGTATCGGTAAGTTTCTCTGTGTAGGTATCAGTCTGGACAATGCAGATCGCGTGGTGGAAATCGCCGGACAACACGATGATGTGGTTTGTTCTGTCGGCGTGCACCCGCTGGACGTGGAGTCCGGGCTCGCTGATGTAGACAGGCTGATTGAGCTGTCCAAACAACCCAACGTGGTTGCACTGGGGGAAACCGGGCTGGATTACTACTACAGCACCGAAACCAAAGACGTACAAAAGCAGAGTTTCACCGCCCACCTGCAGGCAGCGGCCAAAGCCGGGCTGCCGGTGATTGTGCACACCCGGGATGCGCGCGAGGATACGATCGAGTTGATTCGGGAGCACGGCAGCCGCGAGCATGCCGGCGTATTGCATTGCTTTACCGAGAGCTGGGAAATGGCCAAGGCCGCCCTGGATCTCAATTACTACATATCCCTGTCAGGCATTGTGACTTTCAAGAATGCGGCAGAACTACGTGAAGTCGCCAAACAGGTCCCTCTGGATCGCTTGCTGGTCGAGACCGATTCTCCCTATCTGGCGCCAGTGCCGTATCGCGGCAAACCAAATATTCCCGCCTATGTGCGCGAGGTGGCGGAATTCATCGCCGAGTTGCGCGGGCTCGAATACGAAGAGCTGGCTGAAATCACCACCAATAACTTCCATCGATTATTCCCCCGCGCCGCTTGAGCGCGCAGGGTTATTACAAGTCATCTAGACGATCATCAGGAATTGCTTATGTTGCAACAGCAATTGCAGACCATGCTGGCCTTGCAGGACGACATCAATACGCTCGTCAACGAAAACTGGCGTGGCCAGAATTTCCCCTGGTACCGGGCCATCTGGGTAGAGAGCGCAGAGCTGCTCGACCACTACGGCTGGAAGTGGTGGAAGAAGCAGGATCCGGAAATGGAGCAGGTGAAGCTGGAGCTGGTGGACATCTGGCACTTTGGGTTGAGCCTGGAGCTGCAACAGGGTAGTCCGGACGCAGTGGCCGCGAAAATGGAACAGCAGTTGGCTGGTGAGCAGCCTGCTGCCGGTAATTTCCGGGAAAACCTGGAGGCCTTCACGCTCAACACCCTGTCCAGCAAACAGTTCGATTTGGTCGGCTTCGCACAATTAATGACCGACTGTGAGTTGCCATTTGAGGATCTGTACCGCCGCTATGTGGGCAAGAACGTCCTCAATCGTTTCCGTCAGGACCACGGCTACAAGGAGGGGACCTACCAGAAGTTGTGGTTCGGAAAGGAAGACAACGAGCATCTGGCGGAAATTGCAGAATCTCTGGACAGTACAGCAGAAAATTTCAGTAATCAGCTGTATTCGGCCCTGAAAACCCGCTATACGGGCTCTCAGAAGGATTTGGCCTGACCATCTGGGCCCGATTCCGACCAAAGGATAATGCAATTAATTCGCAAGGCCCTATAATGCGGGCGCCTGAAAACAACGGAGATTAAACGTGAAAGCACCTGTTCGTGTTGCAGTTACCGGCGCCGCCGGTCAGATCAGCTATTCGCTGCTGTTTCGCATCGCTGCCGGCGAAATGCTCGGTAAAGATCAACCAGTTATTCTTCAGCTGCTGGAAATCACTCCCGCACTGGAAGCGCTGAAAGGCGTCGCCATGGAGCTGGAAGATTGTGCCTTCCCGCTGCTGGCTGGCATCGTACAATCTGACGACGCGACCGTTGCCTTCAAAGACGCGGAGTACGCTCTGCTGGTAGGCGCGCGTCCGCGCGGTCCGGGTATGGAGCGTAAAGACCTGCTGGAAGCCAACGCCGCAATCTTCTCCGCTCAGGGCAAAGCCCTGAATGATGTTGCCGCGCGCAACGTGAAAGTCCTGGTTGTGGGTAACCCGGCCAATACCAATGCGCTGATTGCCCAGCGTAACGCACCGGATCTGGATCCGCGTAACTTCACCGCCATGACTCGCCTGGACCACAACCGCGCGCTGACGCAGCTGGCGAACAAGACCGAATCCACGGTGAATGACATCACTCACATGACCATCTGGGGCAACCACTCCGCGACCCAGTACCCTGACCTGCACCAGGCCAAGGTGAACGGCGAAGACGCCATGGGTAAAGTGGACCAGGAGTGGTACGAGAACGACTTCATCCCGACCGTACAGCAGCGCGGTGCCGCGATCATCAAGGCGCGTGGCGCTTCCTCTGCAGCGTCTGCAGCCAACGCCGCCATCGACCATATGCACGACTGGGCGCTGGGCTCTGCCGAAGGCGACTGGACCAGCATGGGTGTGTACAGCGATGGTTCCTACGGTATCCAGGAAGGCCTGATCTACTCATTCCCGGTTGTGTGCAAGAACGGTGATTGGGAAATCGTTCAGGGCGTAGACATCAATGATTTCTCCCGTGAGAAGATGACTGCGACCGAGACCGAACTGGCTGAAGAGCGCGACGCTGTTGCGCACCTGCTGCCGTAAGCTTTTACTGTAATCAGTAAAAGCCAAAAAAAACCCGCACAGTGTGCGGGTTTTTTTGTGCCGGGTTAAGGCTCAGAACTTCACATTGCGCGGTGTACGCGGGAAGGGGATGACATCGCGGATGTTGCCCATACCGGTCACATAGGAAACGATACGGTCAAACCCCAGACCGAAACCACCGTGGGGCACGGTGCCGTAGCGGCGCAGGTCCCGGTACCAGTCCAGGTGCGCTTTCGGGATATCCATTTCATCCATGCGCGCATCCAGCTTGTCCAGACGCTCTTCACGCTGGGAGCCGCCGATAATCTCGCCGATACCCGGTGCCAGGACATCCATTGCCGCAACGGTGTTACCGTCGTCGTTCATGCGCATGTAGAACGCCTTGATGTCCTTCGGGTAGTTGAGCACGATCACTGGCTTTTTGAAGTGCTTCTCCGCCAGGTAGCGTTCGTGCTCTGAGGCCAGGTCGATACCCCAGGAAACCGGAAACTCGAACTTCTCTTTGCAGTTTTCCAGGATCTCGATCGCCTCGGAATAGTTGATTCGAGCAAATTCGTTATCAACGATGTTTTCCAGGCGGCTGATGGCTTCCTTATCAATGCGCTGGGCGAAGAACGCCATATCGTCCGGGCGCTCTTCCAGCACCGCGCGGAAGATATACTTCAGCATTTCTTCCGCGAGGTTGGCGCAGTCCGCAAGATCCGCGAAGGCGATTTCCGGCTCCACCATCCAGAACTCCGCCAGATGACGGGTGGTGTTGGAGTTTTCCGCGCGGAAGGTGGGGCCGAAGGTGTACACCTTGGACAGCGCCAGGCAGTAGCTCTCCACGTTCAGCTGGCCGGATACGGTGAGGAAAGTCTCTTCGCCGAAGAAATCTTCCGCGTAATCCACAGCACCTCCATCCGTCAGCGGCAGGTTGGTCTGATCCAGGGTGCTCACCCGGAACATCTCACCCGCGCCTTCACAGTCGGAAGCGGTGATGATCGGGGTGTGGATGTAGTTGAATCCGCGCTCGTGGAAGAAGCGGTGAATCGCCTGGGCGATGCAGTTGCGTACTCTCGCCACCGCGCCGCTCACGTTGGTGCGCGGCCGCAGGTGCGCGTGTTCGCGCAGGTGTTCCATGCTGTGGCGCTTGGGGGACATGGGGTAAGTATCCGGGTCTTCCACCCAGCCCACCACAGTGACGTTAGTGGCCAGCAGCTCGATAGACTGTCCTTTACCCTCAGA
The Microbulbifer celer DNA segment above includes these coding regions:
- a CDS encoding TatD family hydrolase, translated to MLVDSHCHLDRLKLEQFDGGLNEVLDLARSRGIGKFLCVGISLDNADRVVEIAGQHDDVVCSVGVHPLDVESGLADVDRLIELSKQPNVVALGETGLDYYYSTETKDVQKQSFTAHLQAAAKAGLPVIVHTRDAREDTIELIREHGSREHAGVLHCFTESWEMAKAALDLNYYISLSGIVTFKNAAELREVAKQVPLDRLLVETDSPYLAPVPYRGKPNIPAYVREVAEFIAELRGLEYEELAEITTNNFHRLFPRAA
- the asnS gene encoding asparagine--tRNA ligase, whose amino-acid sequence is MQVESIDTLLKSSGREGQTVRVQGWIRTRRDSKAGLSFLAVHDGSCFDPIQVVVEASISNYQSEILRLTTGCAVDIEGTIKPSEGKGQSIELLATNVTVVGWVEDPDTYPMSPKRHSMEHLREHAHLRPRTNVSGAVARVRNCIAQAIHRFFHERGFNYIHTPIITASDCEGAGEMFRVSTLDQTNLPLTDGGAVDYAEDFFGEETFLTVSGQLNVESYCLALSKVYTFGPTFRAENSNTTRHLAEFWMVEPEIAFADLADCANLAEEMLKYIFRAVLEERPDDMAFFAQRIDKEAISRLENIVDNEFARINYSEAIEILENCKEKFEFPVSWGIDLASEHERYLAEKHFKKPVIVLNYPKDIKAFYMRMNDDGNTVAAMDVLAPGIGEIIGGSQREERLDKLDARMDEMDIPKAHLDWYRDLRRYGTVPHGGFGLGFDRIVSYVTGMGNIRDVIPFPRTPRNVKF
- a CDS encoding PilZ domain-containing protein, whose product is MKGMGGGARNGILSLKIQDKSVLYAAYMPFVKNGGLFISTDKSYSLGDEVFLLLSLMDEPEKLPVAGKVVWITPNGAQGNRTPGIGIQFSDKENTAQAKIETLLAGSLESSRPTHTL
- a CDS encoding dUTP diphosphatase → MLQQQLQTMLALQDDINTLVNENWRGQNFPWYRAIWVESAELLDHYGWKWWKKQDPEMEQVKLELVDIWHFGLSLELQQGSPDAVAAKMEQQLAGEQPAAGNFRENLEAFTLNTLSSKQFDLVGFAQLMTDCELPFEDLYRRYVGKNVLNRFRQDHGYKEGTYQKLWFGKEDNEHLAEIAESLDSTAENFSNQLYSALKTRYTGSQKDLA
- a CDS encoding malate dehydrogenase, coding for MKAPVRVAVTGAAGQISYSLLFRIAAGEMLGKDQPVILQLLEITPALEALKGVAMELEDCAFPLLAGIVQSDDATVAFKDAEYALLVGARPRGPGMERKDLLEANAAIFSAQGKALNDVAARNVKVLVVGNPANTNALIAQRNAPDLDPRNFTAMTRLDHNRALTQLANKTESTVNDITHMTIWGNHSATQYPDLHQAKVNGEDAMGKVDQEWYENDFIPTVQQRGAAIIKARGASSAASAANAAIDHMHDWALGSAEGDWTSMGVYSDGSYGIQEGLIYSFPVVCKNGDWEIVQGVDINDFSREKMTATETELAEERDAVAHLLP